The DNA window ATGCGTTGATGCAATTCCTGTTTTCACCAATCCTCGGCGCGCTGAGCGATCGTTTCGGCCGGCGCCCGGTGCTGTTGATTTCGCTCGCTGGCGCGGCGGCCGACTACCTGCTGATGGCGTTCGCGCCGACGCTGGCCTGGCTCTATCTGGGCCGGTTGCTGGCGGGCATCACCGGCGCCAACATGGCGGTCGCCACCGCCTATGTCACCGATATTACCCCTGCCGGCCAACGCGCGCGGCGTTTCGGCCTGGTGGGTGCCGTATTCGGCGTCGGCTTTATCGTCGGCCCGCTGCTCGGCGGCTCACTGGGCGAATGGCATCTGCATGCCCCCTTCCTGGCGGCGGCGGTGATGAACGCCATCAACCTGGCGTTGGCGTTTTTCCTGTTGCCCGAATCGCGTAAACCCAGCTCCCGCACCGCCGAGAAAATCCGGCTTAATCCCTTTTCTTCATTGCGGCGATTGCACGGCAAGCCGGGCCTGCTGCCGCTGGCCGGCATTTACCTGATCATGGCGCTGGCCTCTCAGGCGCCGGCTACGCTGTGGATTTTATACGGTCAGGATCGCTTCGGCTGGAGCATGATGTTGGCGGGCCTGTCGCTGGCCGGTTACGGCGCCTGCCACGCGCTGTCGCAGGCCTTTGCCGTCGGCCCGCTGGTCGCACGGCTCGGCGAGCGCAAGGCGCTGCTGATCGGCCTGGCCGCCGACGCGCTGGGCATGCTGCTGCTGTCGATCGCCACGCGCGGCTGGGCGCCGTTCGTCCTGCTGCCGTTGTTTGCGGCGGGCGGCATGGCGTTGCCCGCGCTGCAGGCGCTGATGGCGCACAAGGTGGACGACGACCATCAGGGCGAGCTGCAGGGGACACTGTCCAGCATGGGCAGCCTGATCGGCGTCGCCGGGCCGCTGGTAGCGACGGCGCTGTACGCCGCCACGCGCGATGTCTGGCCCGGCCTGGTCTGGGCGCTGGCCGCCGCCCTGTATCTGCTGGCCCCGCCGCTGCTGGCACGTTCGCGCGCCAGGGATATGGCGCCGTAACTTTGCCAATCTTTAGCTTTGGAAAGCAAAAACCGGCATTTTGCCGCCGGAATAAGCTGACCTATGCTGACACTGTGTGATGAAACGCGTTTTCATGGCATGTCTTCCGGAACGTTTTGCTTTAATTTGTTCGTCGTGAACTCTGGGCCGCCCCTGACTGGTGCGGCTTTTCTTTTGCTTCGGCAGTGCCAGCGGCGGTGAATTTTGCTATGTTAACCTGCAGATAAGCTTCCCGTTTCCAGCCGCCGGACCGACTCATGTTCACCCATAAAGCAATCGCCGAGCTCAACGCCCTGGAGCTGATGGTTTATAACTACGTCAGCAAACACAAAAATCAGGTGATGTACATGACCATCCGCGAGCTGGCGGAGGCCGCCGGCGTGTCCACCACCACCGTGCTGCGGTTTTGCAAAAAAATGGGCTGTGACGGCTATTCGGAATTTCGCATCCGTTTCAAACTGTACCTCGAGCAAAGCGACGCGCCGCCGATCGATTCCGGCATCGGCGAAATCCTCAGCTTTTTTAAAAGCGTCAGCAACGAAGAGTTTAATCAGCTGATCGATCAGGCGGTGCAGCATATCGCCGCCGCCGAGCGAATTATTTTCGTCGGCATCAGTACGTCAGGCGCATTGGGGAAATATGGCGCGCGTTTCTTCTCCAACGTCGGGAAATTCAGCACCCATATCGACGATCCTTATTATCCGGTCAACAGCGATATGTATAAAAACGCGGTGGCGATCATGCTGTCGGTCTCCGGCGAGACCGAAGAGATCCTGCGGTTGGCGAGCCAGTTCAGCCTGCACCACTGCAAAATCATCAGCATCACCAACAACGAAACCTCTTCACTGGCGCGGCTGGCGGACTTTAACCTCTCTTACCACGTTCCGCAGCATTTGATCGGCGGCCATCATAATATTACCACGCAGATCCCCGTGCTTTACATTATTGAAACCATCGGTAAACGGCTCGGGCATATTAATTCGGCAAAATAAAACAGGCTGTTTTTTTATTGTGACAAATCACTTTTCACGGTGATTTGTTATATCGTGACATTTCTTTCGGTATTGGTACTCTATTCTCAACGCAGCGTGATTACCCTTCATTAAATAAACCGATGAGACATTGACGATGAAACAGTTGCCGAAGGATTTTCTGTGGGGGGGCGCGGTCGCCGCGCACCAGGTTGAAGGCGGTTGGGATCGGGGCGGCAAAGGCCCAAGCATCGCCGACGTGCTGTCCGGCGGTTCGCACGGCGTCGATCGCGTGATGACCGACGGGGTGCTCGATGGCTACCGTTACCCCAACCATGAAGCGGTGGACTTCTACGGCCGCTACAAACAAGACGTGGCGCTGTTCGCCGAGATGGGGTTCAAATGCTTCCGCACCTCGATCGCCTGGACGCGCATCTTCCCGAACGGCGACGAAACGGCGCCGAACGAAGCCGGCCTGCAGTTTTACGACGATCTGTTCGATGAGCTGCTGAAATACGGCATCCAGCCGGTGATCACCCTGTCCCACTTCGAAATGCCTTACCATTTGGTGAAAACCTACGGCGGCTGGAAAAACCGCCGGGTGGTGGAGTTTTTCGTGCGCTTTAGCGAAGTGGTGATGCGCCGCTACCGCGAGAAGGTGAAGTACTGGATGACCTTCAACGAGATCAACAACCAGAGCAACTACCGCTACCCGCTGTTCGGCTACTGCTGTTCCGGCGTGGATTACACCCAGGAAGACAATCCGGAGCAGGCGCTGTATCAGGTGTTGCACCACCAGTTCGTCGCCAGCGCGCAGGTGGTCAAACTCGGCCATCAGATCAACCCGGAGTTCAAGATCGGCTGCATGCTGGCCTGCGTGCCGTTCTATCCTTATTCCTGCAAGCCGGACGACGTGATGTACGCCGTGGAGGCGATGCACCAGCGCTATCTGTACACCGACGTGCAGATGCGCGGCTACTACCCAAGCTATCTGCTGCGCGACTGGGAACGCAAAGGGCTGAAGATCGAGATGCAGCCGCAGGACGCCCAGATCCTGCGCGAGGGCTGCACCGACTACATCGGCTTCAGCTATTACATGAGCAACGCGCTGCAGGCCAACGCGGTGGAAGGCAGCGACGGCATGTTCGGTTTCCCGGGCAATGTGCCGAACCCGCACGTCAAGGCCTCCGACTGGGGTTGGCAGATCGATCCGGTCGGGCTGCGCTACTCGCTGAACGTATTGTATGAACGCTACCAGAAGCCGCTGTTTATCGTGGAAAACGGCTTCGGCGCCTTCGACAAGGTGGAAGCGGACGGCCAGATCAATGATGACTATCGCATCGACTATCTGCGCGCCCACATCGAAGAGATGAAAAAAGCGGTGATTGAAGACGGCGTGGATCTGATCGGCTACACCCCTTGGGGCTGCATCGACTGCGTGTCGTTCACCACCGGTGAGTACAGCAAACGCTACGGCTTTATCTAC is part of the Serratia surfactantfaciens genome and encodes:
- a CDS encoding 6-phospho-beta-glucosidase yields the protein MTMKQLPKDFLWGGAVAAHQVEGGWDRGGKGPSIADVLSGGSHGVDRVMTDGVLDGYRYPNHEAVDFYGRYKQDVALFAEMGFKCFRTSIAWTRIFPNGDETAPNEAGLQFYDDLFDELLKYGIQPVITLSHFEMPYHLVKTYGGWKNRRVVEFFVRFSEVVMRRYREKVKYWMTFNEINNQSNYRYPLFGYCCSGVDYTQEDNPEQALYQVLHHQFVASAQVVKLGHQINPEFKIGCMLACVPFYPYSCKPDDVMYAVEAMHQRYLYTDVQMRGYYPSYLLRDWERKGLKIEMQPQDAQILREGCTDYIGFSYYMSNALQANAVEGSDGMFGFPGNVPNPHVKASDWGWQIDPVGLRYSLNVLYERYQKPLFIVENGFGAFDKVEADGQINDDYRIDYLRAHIEEMKKAVIEDGVDLIGYTPWGCIDCVSFTTGEYSKRYGFIYVDKHDDGTGTLERSRKKSFDWYRRVIASNGEQL
- a CDS encoding MurR/RpiR family transcriptional regulator; protein product: MFTHKAIAELNALELMVYNYVSKHKNQVMYMTIRELAEAAGVSTTTVLRFCKKMGCDGYSEFRIRFKLYLEQSDAPPIDSGIGEILSFFKSVSNEEFNQLIDQAVQHIAAAERIIFVGISTSGALGKYGARFFSNVGKFSTHIDDPYYPVNSDMYKNAVAIMLSVSGETEEILRLASQFSLHHCKIISITNNETSSLARLADFNLSYHVPQHLIGGHHNITTQIPVLYIIETIGKRLGHINSAK
- the tet(41) gene encoding tetracycline efflux MFS transporter Tet(41) gives rise to the protein MKKPMLVILLTVLLDAVGIGLIMPILPALLRSLGGLDAGSVHYGALLAAYALMQFLFSPILGALSDRFGRRPVLLISLAGAAADYLLMAFAPTLAWLYLGRLLAGITGANMAVATAYVTDITPAGQRARRFGLVGAVFGVGFIVGPLLGGSLGEWHLHAPFLAAAVMNAINLALAFFLLPESRKPSSRTAEKIRLNPFSSLRRLHGKPGLLPLAGIYLIMALASQAPATLWILYGQDRFGWSMMLAGLSLAGYGACHALSQAFAVGPLVARLGERKALLIGLAADALGMLLLSIATRGWAPFVLLPLFAAGGMALPALQALMAHKVDDDHQGELQGTLSSMGSLIGVAGPLVATALYAATRDVWPGLVWALAAALYLLAPPLLARSRARDMAP